A single genomic interval of Pogoniulus pusillus isolate bPogPus1 chromosome 24, bPogPus1.pri, whole genome shotgun sequence harbors:
- the FTH1 gene encoding ferritin heavy chain yields MAAPPSQVRQNYHQDCEAAINRQINLELYASYVYLSMSYYFDRDDVALKNFAKYFLHQSHEEREHAEKLMKLQNQRGGRIFLQDIKKPDRDDWENGLTAMECALHLEKNVNQSLLELHKLATEKNDPHLCDFIETHYLDEQVKAIKELGDHVTNLRKMGAPKYGMAEYLFDKHTLGDSDNES; encoded by the exons ATGGCAGCCCCTCCATCCCAGGTGCGACAGAACTACCACCAGGACTGCGAAGCCGCCATCAACCGCCAAATCAACTTGGAGCTCTATGCCTCCTACGTGTACCTCAGCATG TCCTACTATTTTGACCGGGATGATGTGGCCCTGAAGAACTTTGCCAAGTACTTCCTCCATCAGTCCCATGAGGAACGGGAGCATGCTGAGAAGCTGATGAAGCTACAGAATCAGAGGGGAGGACGCATCTTCTTGCAGGATATCAAG AAGCCTGACCGTGATGATTGGGAGAACGGCCTGACTGCAATGGAATGTGCCCTGCACCTGGAGAAGAATGTGAACCAGTCACTGCTAGAACTGCACAAACTGGCAACTGAGAAGAATGACCCACAT CTGTGTGACTTCATTGAGACTCACTACCTGGATGAGCAGGTCAAAGCCATCAAGGAGCTGGGTGACCATGTGACCAACCTGCGGAAGATGGGGGCACCCAAGTATGGCATGGCAGAGTACCTCTTTGACAAGCACACCCTTGGGGACAGTGACAATGAGAGCTGA